The following proteins are co-located in the Zavarzinella sp. genome:
- a CDS encoding YbaB/EbfC family nucleoid-associated protein — MFKELGQMMSLMRNPQKIQEAMGKMQENLAKIIVEGSAGGDLVKVKVNGRFEVVHCDITEAAMQMNDREMLADLVLAATNVAMGKAREEVAKSQVAMANEMGVALPPGMQGLFPS; from the coding sequence ATGTTCAAGGAACTCGGCCAGATGATGAGTCTGATGCGCAACCCGCAGAAGATTCAGGAAGCCATGGGCAAAATGCAGGAAAACCTGGCGAAAATCATCGTGGAAGGTTCTGCAGGTGGGGATTTGGTCAAAGTAAAGGTGAATGGTCGCTTCGAAGTGGTGCACTGCGATATTACCGAAGCCGCGATGCAGATGAACGACCGCGAAATGCTTGCCGACCTGGTGCTGGCTGCCACCAACGTGGCCATGGGCAAAGCCCGCGAAGAGGTGGCAAAATCGCAGGTGGCCATGGCGAACGAAATGGGTGTGGCACTCCCACCTGGAATGCAGGGTTTATTCCCCAGCTAG